A genomic segment from Amycolatopsis camponoti encodes:
- a CDS encoding thiazole synthase has translation MDEEPLVIGTHKLTSRLIIGTGGAANLAVLERALVASGTELTTVAMRRADAEGGSGVLELLKRLGIELLPNTAGCRTAAEAVLTAQLAREALGTDLIKLEVHADDRTLLPDPIETLDAAERLAADGFTVFAYTNDDPVLALRLEEAGCAAVMPLGAPIGTGLGIRNPHNIELIVSRAGVPVILDAGIGTASDATLAMELGCDAVLLSTAVTRATDPERMAAAMRSAVVAGHLARSAGRVPQRFWAQASSPPR, from the coding sequence ATGGACGAAGAACCACTGGTCATCGGCACGCACAAGCTGACGTCCCGGCTGATCATCGGCACCGGCGGCGCGGCGAACCTCGCCGTGCTCGAACGCGCGCTGGTCGCGTCCGGCACCGAGCTGACGACCGTCGCCATGCGCCGCGCCGACGCCGAAGGCGGCTCCGGCGTCCTCGAGCTCCTGAAAAGGCTCGGCATCGAGCTGCTGCCGAACACCGCGGGCTGCCGCACGGCCGCCGAGGCCGTGCTCACCGCGCAGCTCGCGCGGGAGGCCCTCGGGACCGATCTGATCAAGCTCGAGGTGCACGCCGACGACCGGACGCTGCTCCCGGACCCGATCGAAACCCTCGACGCCGCCGAACGGCTGGCCGCCGACGGGTTCACGGTGTTCGCCTACACGAACGACGACCCGGTGCTCGCGCTCCGCTTGGAGGAGGCGGGCTGCGCCGCCGTGATGCCGCTGGGCGCGCCGATCGGCACCGGCCTCGGCATCCGGAATCCGCACAACATCGAGCTGATCGTTTCGCGGGCGGGCGTGCCGGTGATCCTGGACGCCGGAATCGGCACGGCGTCCGACGCGACGCTGGCGATGGAGCTCGGCTGCGACGCCGTCCTGCTGTCCACCGCGGTCACCCGCGCGACGGACCCCGAACGGATGGCCGCGGCGATGCGCTCGGCCGTCGTCGCCGGTCACCTGGCCCGGAGCGCCGGGCGCGTGCCGCAGCGGTTCTGGGCGCAGGCTTCGAGCCCACCCCGGTGA
- a CDS encoding MarR family winged helix-turn-helix transcriptional regulator: MTSTSVQDVSGRLYLAVGRLSRSLRQAGVPGPGHGAISALATLVISGQLRLGDLAAKEGVAAATMSRIIASLVEAGYVSRESDPVDRRAWLAKATEEGERLVSGVRSTRVQELNRRLDRLTPEHREALTAALPALEALIADEDR; this comes from the coding sequence GTGACCAGCACATCCGTCCAGGACGTCTCGGGCAGGTTGTACCTCGCTGTCGGCAGGCTGTCCCGGTCACTGCGGCAGGCCGGCGTGCCCGGCCCCGGCCACGGCGCCATCTCGGCCCTCGCGACGCTGGTGATCTCCGGCCAGCTGCGTCTCGGCGATCTCGCCGCGAAGGAGGGCGTCGCCGCGGCGACCATGTCGCGGATCATCGCGTCCCTGGTCGAGGCGGGGTACGTGAGCCGCGAGTCCGACCCGGTCGACCGCCGCGCGTGGCTGGCGAAGGCGACCGAAGAGGGCGAGCGGCTGGTGTCCGGTGTGCGGTCGACGCGGGTGCAGGAGCTGAACCGGCGTCTCGACCGCTTGACGCCGGAGCACCGCGAGGCCCTGACGGCGGCGCTCCCGGCGCTGGAGGCGCTGATCGCGGACGAGGACCGCTAA
- a CDS encoding ion transporter, translating into MTGRERTAKVLEDRRFQNFIIAVIVVNATTLGMETSTSLMDGYGTLLHTLDHIALGIFVTELLAKFYAYRGAFFRDNWNVFDLLVVGIAVIPATGPFAVLRSLRVLRVLRLISVVPSMRKVVSGLLAAIPGMASIAALLALIIFVAGVMATKLFGVISPENFGDLGTSLFTLFQVMTGEAWPDIAKEIMVQAPMAWIFFVVYILVSSFAVLNLFIAVVVSGMEDELRQDIREEEAKQAATQAEANREILEELRAVRAELAELRREQAA; encoded by the coding sequence TTGACCGGACGCGAGCGGACGGCGAAGGTCCTCGAGGACCGCCGCTTCCAGAACTTCATCATCGCCGTGATCGTGGTCAACGCGACCACGCTCGGCATGGAGACGTCGACGTCCCTGATGGACGGCTACGGGACGCTCCTGCACACCCTCGACCACATCGCGCTGGGCATCTTCGTCACCGAGCTGCTGGCGAAGTTCTACGCCTACCGCGGCGCCTTCTTCCGCGACAACTGGAACGTCTTCGACCTGCTGGTCGTCGGCATCGCGGTGATCCCGGCGACCGGTCCGTTCGCCGTCCTGCGGTCGCTGCGCGTGCTCCGGGTGCTGCGGCTGATCTCGGTCGTGCCGTCGATGCGCAAGGTCGTCTCCGGGCTGCTCGCGGCGATCCCCGGCATGGCGTCGATCGCGGCGCTGCTCGCGCTGATCATCTTCGTCGCCGGCGTGATGGCGACCAAGCTGTTCGGCGTGATCTCGCCGGAGAACTTCGGCGACCTCGGCACCTCGCTGTTCACGCTGTTCCAGGTGATGACCGGCGAAGCGTGGCCGGACATCGCGAAGGAGATCATGGTCCAGGCGCCGATGGCCTGGATCTTCTTCGTCGTCTACATCCTGGTGTCCAGCTTCGCGGTGCTGAACCTCTTCATCGCCGTGGTCGTCAGCGGCATGGAGGACGAGCTGCGCCAGGACATCCGCGAGGAAGAGGCCAAGCAGGCCGCGACGCAGGCCGAAGCCAACCGGGAGATCCTCGAGGAGCTGCGCGCCGTCCGCGCGGAGCTGGCCGAGCTGAGGCGGGAGCAGGCCGCTTAG
- the thiD gene encoding bifunctional hydroxymethylpyrimidine kinase/phosphomethylpyrimidine kinase, which translates to MTTSPPTALTIAGSDSGGAAGLQADLRTFLTCGVHGLVAVTAVTVQNTLGVHDRADLPPHIVAGQIEAVAADMGVGAAKTGMLASAEIIHAVAAAGDKAGIGRDEKIPFVVDPVAASMHGHPLFDDAGLRALRDELLPRATVLTPNLDEVRLLTGMTVTDREGMHTAAVVLQRMGPKYVLVKSGHLQSDPECVDLLFDGSTFVELLGRRYATPHTHGAGDTMASALTAGLAKGMPVVEAARYGKWFVSHAVEHAYPMGAKVGPVSAFWRLAPEQR; encoded by the coding sequence ATGACGACGAGCCCGCCCACCGCGTTGACCATCGCCGGATCGGACTCCGGCGGTGCCGCCGGGCTGCAGGCGGATCTCCGCACCTTCCTGACCTGTGGGGTCCACGGCCTGGTCGCGGTCACCGCCGTCACGGTGCAGAACACCCTGGGCGTCCACGACCGCGCCGACCTGCCGCCGCACATCGTGGCCGGGCAGATCGAGGCCGTCGCGGCGGACATGGGCGTCGGCGCGGCCAAGACCGGCATGCTGGCGTCGGCGGAGATCATCCACGCGGTCGCCGCCGCGGGCGACAAGGCCGGGATCGGGCGCGACGAGAAGATCCCGTTCGTGGTCGACCCGGTGGCGGCGTCGATGCACGGCCACCCGCTGTTCGACGACGCCGGCCTGCGCGCCCTGCGCGACGAACTCCTCCCGCGCGCGACCGTGCTCACGCCCAACCTCGACGAGGTCCGGCTGCTCACCGGCATGACGGTCACCGACCGCGAAGGCATGCACACCGCGGCCGTCGTCCTCCAGCGGATGGGCCCGAAGTACGTCCTGGTCAAGAGCGGCCACCTGCAGTCCGACCCGGAGTGCGTGGACCTGCTGTTCGACGGCTCGACGTTCGTGGAGCTGCTGGGGCGGCGCTACGCGACCCCGCACACGCACGGCGCGGGCGACACGATGGCGTCCGCGCTGACGGCCGGCCTGGCCAAGGGCATGCCGGTGGTCGAAGCGGCGCGCTACGGCAAGTGGTTCGTCTCGCACGCCGTCGAGCACGCGTACCCGATGGGAGCGAAGGTCGGCCCGGTCTCGGCCTTCTGGCGGCTGGCACCCGAACAGCGCTGA
- a CDS encoding phosphatidylinositol-specific phospholipase C domain-containing protein — MKLFSVVLLAAALTFSGATAANADSPKLSHVTTVGVHNTYDPAAYGYLAQALDAGSSLIELDVWPDFFTHEWKVSHSNPLGNNNNCVAATSASQLYTGGKNKNLEYCLDDIRIWLAAHPGHTPITLKLEMKTGFSDNTGMGPDELDATFRSHLGSVAFRPAELLGSYATLDDAAKADNWPSVDALRGRVITEIIPGTVEEQNPTDTLKTDVEYARYLVGLKNAGKLGDANIFPTVHGAAGGDPRDKYTADLKPWFVVFDGDANAWVTQTGPWWYDANHYYVVMTDGQNVAPAIDAHNPTVDQANQRVADLAKQHASVITSDWTGLTTVLPQVLARG, encoded by the coding sequence ATGAAGCTCTTCTCGGTGGTCCTCCTCGCGGCAGCTCTCACGTTCTCGGGAGCGACTGCTGCCAACGCGGACAGCCCAAAGCTCTCCCACGTCACCACGGTCGGCGTGCACAACACCTACGACCCGGCGGCCTACGGCTATCTGGCCCAGGCGCTCGACGCCGGGTCGTCGCTGATCGAGCTCGACGTCTGGCCGGACTTCTTCACCCACGAGTGGAAGGTCAGCCACTCGAACCCGTTGGGGAACAACAACAACTGCGTCGCGGCCACCTCGGCGTCGCAGCTGTACACCGGCGGGAAGAACAAGAACCTCGAGTACTGCCTCGACGACATCCGGATCTGGCTGGCCGCGCACCCGGGGCACACGCCGATCACGCTCAAGCTCGAGATGAAGACGGGCTTCTCGGACAACACCGGCATGGGCCCGGACGAGCTCGACGCGACGTTCCGCTCGCACCTCGGCAGCGTCGCGTTCCGGCCGGCCGAGCTGCTCGGGAGCTACGCCACGCTCGACGACGCCGCGAAGGCGGACAACTGGCCGTCCGTGGACGCGTTGCGGGGCCGGGTGATCACCGAGATCATCCCGGGCACCGTGGAGGAGCAGAACCCGACCGACACGCTCAAGACCGACGTCGAGTACGCGCGGTACCTGGTCGGGCTCAAGAACGCGGGCAAGCTCGGCGACGCGAACATCTTCCCGACCGTGCACGGCGCGGCCGGCGGTGACCCGCGGGACAAGTACACCGCCGACCTCAAGCCGTGGTTCGTCGTGTTCGACGGCGACGCGAACGCGTGGGTCACGCAGACCGGGCCGTGGTGGTACGACGCCAACCACTACTACGTGGTGATGACCGACGGGCAGAACGTCGCGCCCGCGATCGACGCGCACAACCCGACGGTCGACCAGGCCAACCAGCGTGTCGCCGACCTGGCGAAGCAGCACGCGTCGGTCATCACGTCCGACTGGACCGGGCTCACGACGGTCCTGCCGCAGGTGCTCGCCCGCGGTTAG